GCGGGTGCGGGAGGAGAGGAACAGCGGCTCGTTCCTCGTGCTCTGACCACTGACTTGACCTGCGAGCGCGACGTCGGTTCCGGCGTCGGCCTGGTCGCGTTCGAGGAGGTAGGCGTCCACGGCCGCGAGTGCGGTGGAGGTCAGGCGCACCGTGCGGGTCTTGCCGCCCTTGCCGTGCACGGTGAGCACGCCCTCGCGTCCCTCGCGGGAGATGCTGCCTCGGGTGAGCGCGCACAGCTCGGCCGCGCGCACCCCGGTCGAGAGCAGCAGTTCCACGATCGCGATGTTGCGTGCCCGGGTCGGTCGCGGGTCCATGCGGGCGGAGGCGCGCAGGGCCATGGCCTGTTCGTAGGTCAGGGCGTGCGTCGGTGACGACGGCGACACCGTGCTGATGCCCTGTGCGCGGCGTTCGTCGGTGTCGAGCACGTCGGACATCACGATGTCGGTGAGACTGCGTTTGCGCATCTCCCGGTACCAGGCGGACACGGCCCCGGCGTAGGCCTGGATGGTGGCGTCGGTGCCGCCGTGCTCGCGGATGGTGGCCACCCACGCGCGCATCACGTCCACGGTCACGTCGGTGAGCGGGTCGAGGTCGCGAGCGAGACACCACCGAAACCAGGCGTAGGGCGGGACCGGCTTGTGGCTGCTGCT
This DNA window, taken from Saccharomonospora glauca K62, encodes the following:
- a CDS encoding tyrosine-type recombinase/integrase, with amino-acid sequence MTALAPTETTIEHVDADHWTERVAAPTMSWLLARRSDHTKTAYATRLGIPREHQTWRGPNTRSSSHKPVPPYAWFRWCLARDLDPLTDVTVDVMRAWVATIREHGGTDATIQAYAGAVSAWYREMRKRSLTDIVMSDVLDTDERRAQGISTVSPSSPTHALTYEQAMALRASARMDPRPTRARNIAIVELLLSTGVRAAELCALTRGSISREGREGVLTVHGKGGKTRTVRLTSTALAAVDAYLLERDQADAGTDVALAGQVSGQSTRNEPLFLSSRTRKPLTPAQIRQLLSRLCGVAARHGTTAAARRAAAELAPICGSIHPHQCRRFYAVHAVSMGVSVEQVRDDLGHASLTTTQRYLADAARLTHSGAYAVSASLEAGNAEWGIAEPLI